A window of the Candidatus Zixiibacteriota bacterium genome harbors these coding sequences:
- a CDS encoding adenosine-specific kinase: MTNEQPFKTKVVRVPVPDGVNLIFGQSHFIKTVEDLYEALVTASMGLKFGVAFCESSGKRLIRSDGNDQEMIELAERAAFDVGCGHSFFVYVKGGFPINVLNRVKEVQEVCRIYCATANQLQVIVAETEQGRGVLAVIDGEPPLGIETDEDKKERTAFLRKIGYKR, from the coding sequence ATGACGAATGAACAACCATTCAAAACCAAGGTGGTGCGGGTGCCGGTTCCGGACGGCGTGAATCTCATTTTCGGGCAGTCGCATTTCATCAAGACGGTGGAAGACCTGTACGAGGCGCTGGTGACGGCGTCAATGGGTCTGAAATTCGGGGTCGCGTTCTGCGAGTCCTCGGGCAAGCGGCTGATCCGATCTGACGGCAACGATCAGGAGATGATCGAATTGGCCGAGCGGGCGGCGTTCGATGTCGGCTGCGGCCACTCATTTTTTGTGTACGTTAAGGGCGGCTTCCCGATCAACGTGTTGAATCGCGTGAAGGAGGTGCAGGAGGTCTGCCGGATATATTGCGCCACTGCGAACCAGCTTCAGGTGATTGTGGCCGAGACCGAACAGGGGCGAGGCGTGCTGGCGGTAATCGACGGCGAGCCGCCGCTGGGGATCGAGACCGACGAGGACAAGAAGGAGCGGACAGCGTTCCTGCGGAAGATTGGGTATAAGCGATAG